One stretch of Legionella birminghamensis DNA includes these proteins:
- a CDS encoding IS3 family transposase (programmed frameshift): protein MKRSRFTEHQILNILKYVENGRLVKDVCREHGISDATYYNWKAKYGGMEASDIKRMKQLEEENAKLKRMFADLSLENRALKDVIGKKALKPAEKREMADYLVNEYGMSLRQSCAALSLSRTGYYYQPAVNKDETVIKELMEVTERYPRYGFRKVFVKLRQAGFTWNHKRVYRVYCELQLNIRRKGKRRLPTRNPEPLAVPATVNHTWSADFMSDALNCGRRFRTFNVVDDFNREALAIEVDLSLPARRVTRVLDSIAASRGYPAKLRLDNGPEFISLVLADWAEKHGVTLEFIQPGKPTQNSFIERFNRTYRNEILDFYLFRNLNEVREITGKWMKEYNEERPHESLGDLSPFDYRLIKNKSENSSFGWH, encoded by the exons ATGAAACGCAGCCGATTTACAGAGCATCAAATATTAAATATTTTAAAATATGTAGAGAATGGCCGTCTGGTAAAGGATGTCTGCCGTGAGCATGGAATATCCGATGCCACGTATTACAACTGGAAAGCTAAATATGGCGGGATGGAGGCCTCAGATATTAAACGAATGAAGCAACTTGAGGAAGAAAATGCAAAGCTGAAACGGATGTTCGCTGATTTGTCGCTGGAAAACCGTGCGTTGAAGGATGTGATAG GAAAAAAAGCTTTAAAGCCGGCAGAGAAAAGGGAAATGGCTGATTATCTGGTAAATGAATACGGCATGAGTCTTAGACAGAGCTGTGCCGCCTTAAGCCTGAGTCGCACAGGTTACTATTATCAGCCGGCAGTAAATAAGGATGAGACGGTGATTAAAGAGCTGATGGAAGTTACCGAACGCTATCCGCGTTATGGCTTCAGGAAAGTGTTTGTCAAACTGAGGCAGGCGGGGTTTACATGGAATCACAAAAGGGTTTACCGGGTTTACTGTGAATTGCAGTTGAATATCCGCCGTAAAGGAAAGCGGAGATTGCCTACACGCAACCCAGAGCCTCTTGCGGTTCCCGCTACAGTTAACCATACTTGGTCTGCTGATTTTATGAGCGACGCATTGAACTGTGGCAGACGATTCAGGACATTTAATGTGGTTGATGATTTCAACCGGGAAGCACTGGCCATTGAAGTGGATCTGAGCCTGCCTGCCCGACGGGTTACCCGGGTGCTTGACAGCATTGCTGCCAGTCGAGGATATCCGGCAAAACTGCGTCTTGATAATGGGCCTGAGTTTATCTCTCTGGTATTGGCTGACTGGGCTGAAAAACACGGAGTTACTCTTGAGTTTATTCAACCCGGAAAACCTACTCAAAATTCATTTATTGAACGGTTTAATCGAACTTATCGCAATGAAATACTGGATTTTTATTTGTTCAGAAATCTCAATGAAGTTCGGGAAATAACCGGGAAATGGATGAAAGAATATAACGAAGAAAGACCGCATGAATCACTGGGAGATCTGTCACCATTTGATTATAGATTGATTAAAAATAAGTCGGAAAACTCTAGTTTCGGTTGGCACTAA
- a CDS encoding 3-deoxy-7-phosphoheptulonate synthase, with the protein MFEASNQFINQEKQSFPFHHRTNELAHIQNILESQAPVVSIKEINNLRELIAKAAVGEYFLIQSGDCAESFYECDQDTTYAKLEFIQQLADFFQRKTGSAALQVGRIAGQYAKPRSNPFENSGSEKIYSYFGDMVNQFHKKYRTPDPWRMLLSYNCSASIYREIRQWNRALKKDQQVYTSHEALLLYYEQALTRLDKRTGLYYNLSTHFPWLGKRTVSSIEHIAYLKKIANPLAIKIGPDTPIPKLIKTINTLDIDYLPGRITLIPRLGVKQVSRILPQLIEAVEKTKRTVLWSCDPMHGNTEILRSGIKTRKLNNIIEEIKSSFLIHRAMGSRLNAIHLEATHQNVMECMDYTSSENDSLAMDFKKNYKSLLDPRLNYAQTIHVMQCIAKCYAN; encoded by the coding sequence ATGTTCGAAGCTTCAAACCAATTCATAAATCAAGAAAAGCAATCTTTTCCATTTCATCATCGAACAAATGAGTTGGCACATATCCAAAATATTTTAGAATCCCAAGCCCCTGTTGTTTCAATAAAAGAAATTAATAATCTACGTGAACTGATAGCAAAAGCAGCGGTAGGAGAATATTTTTTAATTCAATCAGGAGATTGTGCTGAAAGTTTTTATGAGTGTGATCAAGATACAACCTATGCAAAGTTGGAGTTTATACAGCAATTAGCTGATTTTTTTCAAAGAAAAACTGGGAGTGCTGCACTTCAGGTGGGGCGGATAGCAGGTCAATATGCGAAGCCCAGAAGTAATCCCTTCGAGAACTCTGGAAGTGAGAAGATCTATTCTTATTTCGGTGATATGGTAAACCAATTTCACAAAAAATATAGAACCCCTGACCCTTGGCGAATGCTTCTAAGTTATAATTGCTCTGCATCTATTTATCGAGAAATCAGGCAATGGAATAGAGCGCTAAAAAAAGATCAACAGGTATATACAAGCCATGAAGCTTTGTTGCTTTATTATGAGCAAGCATTAACACGATTAGATAAGCGAACGGGATTATATTATAACCTTTCAACGCATTTTCCCTGGCTTGGTAAGCGTACTGTGAGTAGCATTGAGCACATCGCCTATTTGAAAAAAATTGCCAATCCTCTTGCAATAAAAATAGGACCAGATACCCCTATCCCAAAACTTATAAAAACAATCAATACACTAGACATTGACTATCTTCCTGGGCGCATCACGCTAATCCCAAGATTAGGGGTCAAACAGGTCAGCCGCATTTTGCCACAATTGATAGAGGCAGTTGAAAAAACTAAGCGTACTGTTTTATGGAGTTGTGATCCCATGCATGGGAATACTGAAATTTTAAGATCAGGAATAAAGACAAGAAAACTAAACAACATTATTGAGGAAATCAAAAGCTCATTTTTGATTCATAGAGCAATGGGTAGTCGACTAAATGCTATCCATCTTGAAGCAACGCACCAGAATGTAATGGAATGTATGGATTATACATCCTCTGAAAATG
- a CDS encoding helix-turn-helix domain-containing protein: MTEQSVSFSSDRTNESLSNNLALLMKHNNVSESELARALGVPYNTIHRLISGHTSDPRISTLKSIAAYFNVSLDTLLNPIELIKNPFTTNNYPKAVPIISWEQVSNNKPLSLGNYQNWANWLPIPLASIDNLSQNAYAIESRPSMYPRFPTGSFFVIDPECKPIDGDLILFKIRKDGAVSLRELMIDPPTMKLLPIIQNSDSLNFVASEHEIIGVVVLSMHQPRRINCTRL, from the coding sequence TTGACAGAACAATCAGTTAGTTTTTCTTCAGATAGGACAAATGAAAGCTTATCTAATAATCTTGCACTGTTGATGAAGCATAACAATGTTTCAGAAAGTGAACTAGCTCGGGCATTAGGCGTACCTTATAACACGATTCATCGCCTAATAAGTGGGCATACTTCTGATCCTAGAATTTCCACATTAAAGTCTATTGCTGCATACTTTAATGTCAGTTTAGATACTCTACTCAATCCTATTGAGCTGATTAAAAATCCGTTTACAACTAATAATTATCCAAAAGCGGTTCCTATAATTTCATGGGAGCAAGTGTCAAATAATAAGCCATTAAGTCTCGGTAACTATCAAAATTGGGCTAATTGGTTACCCATACCTTTAGCTTCTATTGATAACCTTAGTCAAAATGCTTATGCTATTGAAAGCAGACCGTCCATGTATCCACGTTTCCCTACTGGTTCTTTTTTTGTTATTGATCCTGAATGTAAGCCCATAGATGGTGATTTAATTTTATTTAAAATTAGGAAAGATGGAGCTGTATCCCTTCGCGAGTTAATGATTGATCCCCCCACAATGAAACTATTGCCTATTATTCAGAACTCGGACTCACTTAACTTTGTTGCAAGTGAACACGAAATTATTGGGGTTGTGGTTCTATCCATGCATCAACCAAGAAGAATTAACTGTACCCGACTTTAA